Proteins from a genomic interval of Treponema succinifaciens DSM 2489:
- a CDS encoding ATP-grasp domain-containing protein, producing MNDRYILILGAGLMQRPSIEAAKELGYKALVIDANPDAVCVPFADRFEKIDLKDTNAIVDFSLSLGKNLCAVFTAGTDFSAPVSLACQKCGFVSHSFESAMNASNKILMRECFKKNKIPSPDFFEADENYINLFQKNKTPEIHFPKVVKPVDNMGARGCRLVRNKDEFLPALKDAVCFSRTKKAIVEDFMEGPEFSIDALVVNGKVIIAGFADRHIFFEPYFVELGHSMPSEISENKKQEIVKVFTDAVHALGLTNGVAKGDVKYTKQGPMIGEIAARLSGGYMSGWTFPYSSGFELTKEAMKIALGIPSDFSDINEIPSAKFSHERAFISIPGKIKKIYGEEKAWASPFLKNIFFRVKEGSAVDFPRNNVEKCGNVISSSKERGLSKKSAESAVAQIVLRLEPKNPQTEKFLYGFELPQEKGFPFSAFDFNTKDEKFLDELEQIPFIEKNQPAQNCIPESIKKIMEKRDWNFRSVRNTLFLFDKISPEHPRLDSKKFWCCLLRAGIQGILYYSDSVQLEEK from the coding sequence ATGAATGACCGTTATATTTTGATTTTGGGCGCTGGATTAATGCAGCGTCCTTCAATAGAAGCAGCAAAAGAACTTGGCTACAAGGCTCTTGTAATAGATGCGAATCCAGACGCGGTTTGTGTTCCGTTTGCAGATCGCTTTGAAAAAATAGATTTAAAAGATACAAATGCAATTGTTGATTTCTCTTTGTCTCTGGGAAAAAATCTTTGCGCGGTTTTTACAGCCGGAACAGATTTTTCAGCTCCAGTTTCTCTTGCTTGCCAAAAATGCGGATTTGTTTCTCACAGTTTTGAATCTGCTATGAATGCCAGCAATAAAATTCTTATGCGTGAATGCTTTAAGAAAAATAAAATTCCTTCTCCTGATTTTTTTGAAGCCGATGAAAACTATATAAATTTATTTCAGAAAAATAAAACTCCGGAAATTCATTTTCCAAAAGTTGTAAAGCCTGTAGACAATATGGGAGCACGTGGCTGTAGGCTTGTTAGAAATAAAGATGAATTTCTTCCGGCCTTAAAAGACGCTGTTTGCTTTTCTCGTACAAAAAAAGCTATTGTTGAAGATTTCATGGAAGGACCTGAATTTTCAATAGATGCGCTTGTTGTAAATGGAAAAGTTATTATAGCTGGGTTTGCTGACCGCCATATTTTTTTTGAGCCGTATTTTGTTGAGCTTGGACATTCAATGCCTTCTGAAATTTCAGAAAATAAAAAACAGGAAATTGTAAAAGTTTTTACAGATGCGGTTCATGCGCTCGGACTTACAAATGGAGTTGCAAAGGGAGACGTAAAGTACACAAAACAAGGTCCGATGATTGGCGAAATTGCGGCGAGACTTTCAGGCGGATATATGTCGGGCTGGACTTTTCCTTATTCATCAGGATTTGAACTTACAAAAGAAGCAATGAAAATCGCATTGGGAATTCCTTCTGATTTTTCAGATATTAATGAAATTCCTTCTGCAAAATTCAGCCATGAAAGAGCGTTCATTTCAATTCCCGGAAAAATTAAGAAAATCTACGGCGAAGAAAAAGCCTGGGCTTCTCCATTTTTAAAAAATATTTTTTTCAGAGTAAAAGAGGGTAGCGCAGTTGATTTTCCGCGGAACAATGTTGAAAAATGCGGAAATGTCATATCATCGTCAAAAGAACGCGGGCTTTCAAAAAAAAGCGCGGAATCCGCAGTTGCCCAGATTGTTCTTCGCCTGGAGCCGAAAAATCCGCAGACTGAAAAGTTTCTTTACGGTTTTGAGCTTCCGCAGGAAAAAGGATTTCCGTTCAGCGCATTTGACTTCAATACAAAAGATGAAAAATTTCTGGACGAGCTTGAGCAGATTCCGTTCATTGAAAAAAATCAGCCTGCGCAAAATTGTATTCCAGAAAGCATAAAAAAAATTATGGAAAAGCGCGACTGGAATTTTAGAAGCGTAAGAAATACACTTTTTCTTTTTGACAAAATTTCACCTGAGCATCCTAGGCTTGATTCAAAAAAATTCTGGTGCTGTCTTTTGCGTGCCGGCATTCAAGGAATTTTGTATTATTCAGATTCTGTTCAGCTGGAGGAAAAATGA
- a CDS encoding cytidylyltransferase domain-containing protein produces MNLKKIKEGIKKIVAGRKRVVVIVQCRLSSTRLPGKALLPLGGKTILEWTLASMKKVEASKYFLAVDEQSREELEPIAKECGWDFYAGSQSDVLDRFCNVVKISKADVVLRATADNPFLFYEAAQKLVDEYFFREKNSPVDYITFSGLPHGSGVEVFNADSLLEAASETDLPYDHEHVGPALYNHSEKYICAFVKAPQEFYYPDYRTTVDTFSDYKRALRIVKKISNKKIPSEPYSATEILSALSFPAVKNPVLLIPSVKKGHGTGHLRRCLELAIVNGWDIYIPDDADLTQRLDLIEDARINGLDDFQIVNNISDLTEYCLAITDLFFADNNFIRSIASKIPVASIDEGNCDNGYAEYLFDIIPSLKSNRNVNYYNPAFIPLPEKKRASFPAKINNALICIGGEDPAKLLLKSVVALAKNNIRVLAVSPSKEKIIETEKNIPEDLKKYITVSSPIENLKEELFKYDLVVTHFGFTAFEAAGAGCAVILLGTTPLHIRLSVANGFKCIAPKKINQKMFKNLLTQPENLLVKNKIETSENLASFTKKISLGIHLECPVCKTGEGFKNKIVARNKDRTYRRCANCGMIYMSWTLSEFQTEYNHAYFFEDYKKQYGKTYLDDFDSIKSVCLRRIAIIDFFYRLANRISKNIPSVLDIGCAMGPFLSAANDSGWQVFGADISQGAVEYVQQTLNFPASCVSFPDADFVSEFGIEKFDAVTMWYVIEHFKNLDSVLKKISEIVKDGGIFAFSTPSASGVSGKYSTDDFYEKSPADHYTIWEIKYAKKILRKYGFKIVKVVSTGIHPERFPLAKKMKWSSNSLPMKFLADLCKILNLGDTFEVYCKKIKS; encoded by the coding sequence ATGAATTTAAAAAAAATAAAAGAAGGAATTAAAAAAATTGTTGCTGGAAGAAAACGTGTCGTTGTAATTGTCCAGTGCCGTTTGTCTTCTACAAGGCTTCCAGGAAAAGCTCTTTTGCCTCTTGGGGGAAAAACAATTCTTGAATGGACTTTAGCTTCAATGAAAAAAGTTGAGGCTTCAAAATATTTTCTTGCTGTTGATGAGCAAAGCAGGGAAGAACTAGAGCCTATTGCAAAAGAATGCGGCTGGGATTTTTATGCTGGCTCTCAGTCTGATGTGCTTGACAGATTTTGCAATGTTGTAAAAATTTCCAAAGCTGATGTTGTTTTAAGAGCTACTGCTGATAATCCATTTTTATTTTATGAGGCAGCACAAAAGCTTGTTGATGAATATTTTTTTAGAGAAAAAAATTCTCCAGTTGACTACATTACATTTTCTGGACTTCCTCATGGTTCCGGAGTTGAAGTGTTCAATGCAGACTCTTTGCTTGAAGCTGCATCCGAAACTGACCTTCCTTATGACCATGAGCATGTAGGTCCTGCGCTTTACAATCATTCTGAAAAATATATTTGCGCATTTGTAAAAGCACCGCAGGAATTTTATTATCCAGATTATCGAACTACAGTCGATACTTTTTCTGACTATAAAAGAGCTTTAAGAATTGTAAAGAAAATTTCCAATAAGAAAATTCCATCAGAACCTTATTCTGCGACTGAAATTTTAAGTGCGCTTTCATTTCCTGCTGTGAAAAATCCTGTCCTTTTAATTCCGTCTGTAAAGAAAGGTCATGGAACCGGGCATTTAAGAAGATGTCTTGAACTTGCAATTGTAAACGGCTGGGATATTTATATTCCAGATGACGCTGATTTAACCCAGCGTTTGGATTTAATTGAAGATGCGCGCATAAACGGACTTGATGATTTTCAGATTGTAAATAATATTTCAGATTTGACTGAATATTGTCTTGCGATTACAGATTTGTTTTTTGCTGATAATAATTTTATTCGTTCCATAGCATCAAAAATTCCAGTTGCAAGCATTGATGAGGGAAACTGTGACAATGGCTATGCCGAATATCTTTTTGATATAATTCCTTCTTTAAAGTCGAATCGAAATGTAAATTATTACAATCCTGCTTTTATTCCTTTGCCAGAAAAAAAACGCGCTTCTTTTCCTGCAAAAATAAACAATGCTCTGATTTGCATTGGCGGAGAAGATCCTGCAAAACTTCTTTTAAAATCTGTTGTTGCACTTGCAAAAAACAATATTCGTGTTTTGGCAGTTTCGCCTTCAAAAGAAAAAATTATTGAAACAGAAAAAAATATTCCAGAAGATTTAAAAAAATATATAACTGTTTCTTCTCCAATTGAAAATTTAAAAGAAGAACTTTTTAAATATGATCTTGTTGTTACTCACTTTGGCTTTACAGCTTTTGAAGCTGCTGGCGCAGGTTGCGCTGTAATTCTCTTGGGAACAACACCTTTGCATATTCGTCTTTCAGTTGCAAACGGATTTAAATGTATTGCTCCTAAAAAAATAAATCAGAAAATGTTCAAGAATCTTCTGACTCAGCCTGAAAATCTTTTAGTCAAAAATAAAATTGAAACTTCTGAAAATCTTGCTTCCTTTACAAAAAAAATCTCGCTTGGAATCCATTTAGAATGTCCTGTCTGCAAAACTGGTGAAGGCTTTAAAAACAAAATTGTTGCGAGAAACAAAGATAGAACTTACCGAAGATGTGCAAACTGCGGAATGATTTATATGTCTTGGACTTTGTCGGAATTTCAGACTGAATATAATCATGCGTATTTTTTTGAAGATTATAAAAAACAATATGGAAAAACTTATCTTGATGATTTTGATTCAATAAAATCTGTCTGCCTAAGGCGTATTGCAATTATAGATTTTTTCTATAGACTTGCAAATAGAATTTCAAAAAACATTCCTTCTGTCTTGGATATTGGATGCGCTATGGGACCTTTTCTTTCTGCTGCAAACGATTCTGGATGGCAGGTTTTTGGCGCGGACATTTCTCAAGGCGCGGTTGAGTATGTTCAGCAGACTTTGAATTTTCCGGCTAGCTGCGTAAGTTTTCCAGATGCGGATTTTGTTTCAGAATTCGGAATTGAAAAATTTGACGCGGTTACAATGTGGTACGTTATAGAACATTTTAAAAATCTTGATTCCGTGCTGAAAAAAATTTCTGAAATTGTAAAAGACGGCGGAATATTTGCGTTTAGCACTCCGTCTGCTTCTGGAGTCAGCGGAAAATATTCTACTGATGATTTCTATGAAAAAAGTCCCGCTGACCATTATACAATTTGGGAAATAAAATATGCAAAAAAAATTTTGAGAAAATACGGTTTCAAAATTGTAAAAGTTGTTTCAACCGGAATTCATCCGGAACGTTTTCCGCTTGCAAAAAAAATGAAATGGAGTTCAAATTCTTTGCCAATGAAATTTTTAGCTGACTTGTGCAAAATTTTAAATTTGGGCGATACTTTTGAGGTTTACTGCAAGAAAATTAAATCCTAA